The DNA segment CGCTTTCAGTACGTAGTAGCCATCGGCGGGATTGCCGATCGCGATCGACTTGGCGATCGTGTCGGGTTTCACCGGCGTGATCAGGTCGGTGCCCTTGTGCAGCGCGTGGATCACGGGCGCGGAGCCAGCGGCCTGCGCCGAATGAATCTTGAAATCGCCGCTTTTGATCAGGCCGACTTCCTTGAACTCCTTAAATGCCTTGGCGATCTTCGGCAGAATCGTGCCGCCGGCAGTCGGGACGACGATGTGATCCGGCAGACGCCATCCGAGTTGCTCGGCGACTTCGAAGCCGAAGGTCTTGGCGCCTTCGGTGTAGTACGGGCGGAGATTGATATTGACGAAGGCCCAGCCGTACTTGTCGGCGATTTCGCTGCACAGGCGATTGACGTCGTCGTAGTTGCCGCGAATCGTGATCACGCGGGCGCCGTAGATCGTCGAGCCGACGATTTTTCCCGATTCAACGCCCTCGGGCATGAAGATGTAGCATTGCAGGCCGGCGCGCGCGGCGTGGGCGGCGACCGCGGTCGCGAGATTGCCGGTAGAGGCGCATGACACCGTCTTGAAGCCGAACTCGCGCGCCTTGGTGATCGAGACTGCCACGACGCGATCCTTGTACGAGAGCGTCGGATGATTGACGGTGTCGTCCTTGACGTAGAGATGCTTGAGGCCGAGTTCCGCGCCAAGGCGTTTGACGTGCAGCAGCGGGGTGAAGCCACTGTTGGGGCCGATGTCGGTGTCGCTATCGACGGGCAGCAGTTCGCGGTAGCGCCAGAGGTTGTGCGGGCGCTTTTCGA comes from the Candidatus Binatus sp. genome and includes:
- a CDS encoding threonine synthase, coding for MSYVKFLKCRECGQEYPIEPLHVCETCFGPLEVVYDYAKIRAAISRSIIEKRPHNLWRYRELLPVDSDTDIGPNSGFTPLLHVKRLGAELGLKHLYVKDDTVNHPTLSYKDRVVAVSITKAREFGFKTVSCASTGNLATAVAAHAARAGLQCYIFMPEGVESGKIVGSTIYGARVITIRGNYDDVNRLCSEIADKYGWAFVNINLRPYYTEGAKTFGFEVAEQLGWRLPDHIVVPTAGGTILPKIAKAFKEFKEVGLIKSGDFKIHSAQAAGSAPVIHALHKGTDLITPVKPDTIAKSIAIGNPADGYYVLKAVRESGGWGDVATDAEIIDGIKLLARTEGIFAEPAGGTTLAVTLKLLNQGRIKPDETVVVSITGNGYKTLEAVVSAIEQPSIIDARLKDFDALFERLTNGKRAAAGAA